A single window of Caldimicrobium thiodismutans DNA harbors:
- a CDS encoding adenylate kinase family protein, with translation MPFFPIKSLLLIGPTGAGKTPLGGELEKRGLFGKKVHHFDFGKNLRKVAQNEIPLPERDKELIIEILKDGRLLKPEEFYLAENLLKNFLKLCNFEKEDILLFNGLPRNLYQAEKLSYSFHIEKVIYLKMDKETLYFRLKNDPAGDRKEREDDLEELLQKKLKWFYEQNLPLLDYYSTKGGPILEIEVSEGDTGLTLYQKLLSLWERE, from the coding sequence ATGCCATTCTTCCCGATTAAATCCCTTCTTCTTATCGGGCCAACAGGGGCAGGAAAAACCCCTCTTGGAGGGGAGCTTGAAAAAAGAGGGCTTTTCGGAAAGAAAGTGCATCACTTTGATTTTGGAAAAAACTTAAGAAAGGTTGCCCAAAATGAAATACCACTTCCAGAAAGGGATAAAGAATTAATCATAGAAATTTTAAAAGATGGTAGACTACTTAAACCAGAAGAATTCTATCTGGCAGAAAACCTTCTTAAAAATTTTTTAAAGCTCTGTAACTTTGAAAAGGAAGATATCCTTCTTTTTAATGGCCTTCCAAGAAATCTTTATCAGGCTGAAAAACTTTCCTATTCTTTTCATATTGAAAAAGTGATATATCTTAAGATGGACAAAGAAACTCTTTATTTTCGTTTGAAAAATGATCCTGCTGGAGATAGAAAAGAAAGGGAAGATGATCTTGAAGAACTCCTTCAGAAAAAGCTTAAGTGGTTTTATGAACAAAATCTTCCCCTCCTTGATTATTATTCTACAAAAGGGGGACCTATTTTGGAAATTGAGGTGTCTGAAGGGGATACGGGTTTAACTCTTTATCAAAAGCTCTTATCTCTCTGGGAGAGAGAATGA
- a CDS encoding DUF190 domain-containing protein, with translation MEVYNQEGYILRIYVREEDRYEKMPLYKKILEMAKESGLSGATVFRAIMGYGPSRKIRAISFADLSSNLPIMIEIVDTKEKINKFLTEINGLVKHGLITLQPIVIIKNLP, from the coding sequence ATGGAGGTATATAATCAAGAAGGTTATATTTTAAGGATCTATGTGAGAGAGGAAGATCGTTATGAAAAAATGCCTCTTTATAAAAAAATTTTAGAGATGGCTAAAGAATCTGGTCTTTCTGGTGCAACTGTCTTTAGAGCTATTATGGGATATGGGCCTTCAAGGAAAATTAGAGCCATCTCTTTTGCCGATCTTTCTTCCAATCTTCCCATCATGATAGAAATTGTTGATACCAAAGAAAAAATAAATAAATTTTTAACGGAAATAAATGGACTTGTTAAACATGGCCTTATTACCCTTCAACCCATTGTTATTATAAAAAATTTACCTTGA
- the ftsY gene encoding signal recognition particle-docking protein FtsY, whose amino-acid sequence MLKKLFSKVSQKEAQEEHKPLEDTTEAPKKKNLFERFKEGLSKTKEKLTSALSEVFEVDRLVDLNLLEELEEKLILADLGVETTLHLLEPFKNKVIKGEPLTTKELKRQLKEKMLELLIEYEKPFPPSEKPSILFFLGVNGVGKTTTIAKLAKRFKEDGKEVLLVAGDTFRAAAIDQLKMWGERLGLEVSHQKEGSDPSAVIYQGLEKAIKENKDLVLVDTAGRLHTKYNLMEELKKMNRVMDKLVPKENRVNILVLDATTGQNAISQAEHFSKAIPLSALIITKMDGTAKGGIALAVSYKFKLPILFIGLGEKAEDLLPFDKHAFINAILPD is encoded by the coding sequence GTGCTCAAAAAACTTTTTTCTAAAGTTTCCCAAAAAGAAGCCCAGGAAGAACATAAACCTTTAGAAGATACGACTGAAGCCCCCAAGAAAAAGAATCTATTTGAGCGTTTCAAAGAAGGGCTCTCTAAAACCAAGGAAAAGCTTACTTCTGCCTTAAGTGAAGTCTTTGAAGTTGATAGACTGGTTGATCTAAATCTTCTTGAAGAGCTTGAAGAAAAACTCATTTTAGCAGATCTTGGTGTTGAAACCACCCTACATCTTCTTGAACCTTTTAAAAACAAGGTAATAAAGGGAGAACCCTTAACCACAAAGGAATTAAAAAGGCAATTAAAGGAAAAAATGCTTGAACTTTTAATAGAATATGAAAAGCCCTTTCCACCCTCCGAAAAACCCTCGATTCTTTTCTTTCTCGGGGTAAATGGTGTGGGTAAAACTACTACGATTGCCAAATTAGCTAAGCGTTTCAAAGAAGATGGAAAAGAAGTTCTTCTTGTTGCAGGAGATACCTTTAGAGCAGCAGCTATTGATCAATTGAAGATGTGGGGTGAAAGGCTTGGCTTAGAGGTTTCCCATCAGAAAGAAGGAAGTGATCCTTCTGCTGTTATTTATCAGGGCCTTGAAAAGGCTATCAAAGAAAATAAAGACCTTGTTCTTGTTGATACCGCTGGAAGACTTCACACAAAATATAACCTTATGGAAGAGCTAAAAAAAATGAACAGGGTCATGGATAAGCTTGTTCCAAAGGAAAATAGAGTCAATATCCTTGTGCTTGATGCAACAACTGGCCAGAATGCTATCTCACAGGCAGAACATTTCTCAAAAGCTATACCCCTTTCTGCTCTAATTATTACTAAGATGGATGGCACAGCCAAAGGTGGAATAGCCTTAGCAGTTTCTTATAAATTTAAGCTTCCCATTCTTTTTATAGGGCTTGGAGAAAAAGCTGAAGATTTACTTCCCTTTGATAAACATGCCTTTATCAATGCCATTCTTCCCGATTAA
- a CDS encoding M16 family metallopeptidase — protein sequence MPEDLHAEKALVEKVIEKKLPSGLTVLYMPFNREKVVAVYLCVKVGSKYEWDEVAGITHLIEHMIFKGGEGQKPGEVAGKVEEKGGYINAFTSYDQTCYYVVGPVEVLETAFEVLSQAVFKPYFDPAELEKEKEVVIEEMKMRLDNPMIVLYEELMKASYTKYPYKRPIIGFENSVRSVKREDLFYFINHFYTPENMVLIVTGDISEEELDKQLEKYFSKLPKRTLKKVTFPEEPYVNEPELKWVERKVKESYFAFTFPAPSIHEDSAPLMDLIAEILGGGESSRLYLKLKRKLNLVKTISASAFNPDGPGLFEIMGTASPENFQKIIEETLKEIERFKKEGPTLNELERAKTQVLSTFIYSQETADGLSRSLATFQLTRGNYKDLLWYKDQIKRATPEDLRIFAQRFLNTHKLVTVFLSEKTLFDKGAYKKTLAKTFKESSLKSFTLDNGLKVILYPRHDVPAVGISLVFPGGVRFENQDNNGLYQALSLLWTRGTKKHTAEEISEALEGLGASIKGFTGRNTFGLKALTLSNKLPEVLDLFHEILLNPSFKEEEIEKARPELLSLLYQQEDQPFYLALKEFLKDFFPDHPYGLNQAGSKNFYLTFTSKDLVSAYSKMVNPERGVLVVTGDFEVEFLKNKLTELLKDWKPKKTDIREEPEPPSPRDSIKRVKKDSFQTQILLGFQVPGLLSKDRVVLEVLNSAISGQDGRLFRILRDERSLAYAVTSFMLLYPKKSALIFYIACSPEKEKEAVAGFFEILEKIKKEGLSADELERGKNRLLGRHRLSLQSNLAKAEDMAVNEVLGLGWNYSEKYEALVKGVNSKSIRKAIQEYLDQNKAFLLILGKE from the coding sequence ATGCCAGAGGATTTGCATGCAGAAAAAGCCCTTGTTGAAAAAGTGATTGAAAAGAAGCTTCCCTCTGGGCTTACGGTTCTTTATATGCCTTTTAATAGAGAAAAAGTGGTTGCCGTTTACCTTTGTGTAAAAGTTGGCAGTAAATATGAATGGGATGAGGTTGCAGGGATTACCCATCTTATAGAACACATGATTTTTAAAGGAGGAGAGGGCCAAAAACCAGGAGAGGTAGCAGGAAAGGTAGAGGAAAAGGGAGGCTATATAAATGCCTTTACCTCTTATGATCAGACCTGTTATTATGTGGTAGGACCTGTTGAGGTTCTGGAAACAGCTTTTGAGGTGCTTTCTCAGGCAGTTTTTAAACCCTATTTTGATCCCGCAGAGCTTGAAAAGGAAAAGGAAGTGGTTATTGAAGAGATGAAAATGCGCCTTGATAATCCCATGATTGTGCTCTATGAAGAGCTGATGAAAGCCTCCTATACCAAATATCCCTATAAAAGACCTATTATTGGTTTTGAAAATTCTGTTCGCTCAGTAAAAAGGGAAGATCTCTTTTATTTTATTAATCATTTTTATACACCTGAAAATATGGTTCTTATTGTTACAGGTGATATTTCAGAAGAGGAATTAGATAAACAGCTTGAAAAATATTTTTCAAAACTTCCTAAAAGAACTTTAAAGAAAGTGACCTTTCCTGAGGAACCCTATGTTAATGAGCCAGAACTTAAGTGGGTGGAAAGAAAAGTAAAGGAATCCTATTTTGCCTTTACCTTTCCAGCTCCCTCTATCCATGAAGATTCAGCACCTCTTATGGATCTTATAGCTGAAATCCTTGGTGGAGGAGAATCCTCAAGGTTATATTTAAAATTAAAGAGAAAACTAAATCTTGTTAAAACTATTTCAGCCTCTGCTTTTAACCCTGATGGCCCGGGTTTATTTGAAATCATGGGAACTGCATCTCCAGAAAATTTTCAAAAAATTATTGAAGAAACCTTAAAAGAAATTGAGAGATTCAAAAAGGAAGGTCCTACTCTTAATGAGCTTGAGAGAGCAAAAACTCAAGTTTTATCTACCTTTATTTATTCTCAGGAGACCGCAGATGGTCTTTCAAGGTCTCTTGCTACCTTTCAACTCACAAGAGGCAATTATAAAGATCTTCTCTGGTATAAGGACCAAATTAAAAGGGCAACCCCTGAGGACTTAAGAATTTTTGCCCAGCGTTTTTTGAATACCCATAAACTTGTCACAGTTTTCCTTTCAGAAAAAACCCTTTTTGATAAAGGGGCTTATAAAAAAACCCTTGCCAAAACTTTTAAGGAATCCTCTCTTAAATCTTTCACCCTTGATAATGGATTAAAGGTTATCCTTTATCCCAGACATGATGTGCCAGCTGTGGGTATTTCTCTTGTTTTTCCAGGGGGGGTTAGATTTGAAAATCAAGATAATAATGGTCTCTATCAGGCGCTGTCCCTTCTCTGGACCAGGGGAACTAAAAAACACACTGCTGAAGAAATTTCTGAGGCCCTTGAGGGTCTTGGTGCAAGCATTAAGGGCTTTACAGGAAGAAATACCTTTGGACTTAAAGCCCTGACCCTTTCAAACAAATTACCTGAGGTGCTGGATCTCTTCCATGAGATTCTTCTTAACCCCTCCTTTAAAGAAGAAGAGATAGAAAAGGCCCGCCCTGAACTTTTATCTCTCCTCTATCAACAGGAAGATCAGCCCTTTTATCTTGCCCTTAAGGAATTTTTAAAGGACTTTTTTCCTGATCATCCCTATGGACTAAACCAAGCAGGCTCAAAGAACTTTTATCTCACCTTTACCTCTAAAGACTTGGTTTCTGCTTATTCTAAAATGGTTAATCCTGAAAGAGGCGTTTTAGTTGTAACAGGTGATTTTGAAGTTGAATTTCTAAAGAACAAACTGACAGAACTTTTAAAGGATTGGAAGCCTAAAAAAACGGATATTCGTGAAGAACCTGAACCACCCTCGCCCAGGGATTCCATAAAGAGGGTCAAAAAAGATAGTTTTCAGACCCAGATCCTACTTGGTTTTCAGGTTCCAGGTCTTCTAAGCAAGGATCGTGTTGTCCTGGAAGTTTTAAATAGTGCCATTTCAGGTCAGGACGGAAGGCTTTTTAGAATCTTAAGAGATGAGAGATCTCTTGCCTATGCAGTTACTTCCTTTATGCTTCTTTATCCCAAAAAGTCAGCCCTTATCTTTTATATAGCCTGTTCTCCTGAAAAGGAAAAAGAAGCTGTTGCTGGCTTTTTTGAAATTCTTGAAAAAATTAAAAAAGAGGGGCTCAGCGCTGATGAATTGGAGAGGGGGAAAAATAGACTCCTCGGGAGACATAGGCTCTCTCTTCAGAGCAATCTTGCCAAGGCTGAGGATATGGCAGTAAATGAGGTGCTGGGTCTGGGCTGGAATTACTCTGAAAAATATGAAGCCCTTGTAAAAGGTGTAAACTCAAAAAGTATTAGAAAGGCCATTCAAGAATATTTAGATCAAAACAAGGCCTTTCTTTTAATCCTTGGTAAGGAGTAA
- the pal gene encoding peptidoglycan-associated lipoprotein Pal, with the protein MKKFLLIFSFVFFISACAKKEVPPVVEAPTPPQVEVKEVKKEPSMGEKKGEEISKILGEEKREIAPTSKMDRELWKLYGRSTPPLLAIFFDYDDFSIRSDMWDRVRANVRYLLENPNARVELQGNCDERGTNEYNMALGMKRALEVKKVLVKLGVDESRINVISFGEEKPLCTESDESCWSINRRVDFVLK; encoded by the coding sequence ATGAAAAAGTTTCTTTTAATTTTCAGCTTTGTCTTTTTTATTTCAGCTTGTGCAAAAAAAGAAGTTCCTCCTGTAGTTGAAGCTCCAACGCCTCCTCAAGTTGAAGTAAAAGAAGTAAAAAAAGAACCCTCAATGGGTGAGAAAAAAGGAGAGGAAATATCCAAAATTTTAGGAGAGGAAAAAAGAGAAATAGCTCCTACATCAAAGATGGATAGAGAGCTCTGGAAACTTTATGGAAGATCAACCCCACCTCTTCTTGCCATTTTTTTTGATTACGATGACTTTTCCATTAGATCAGATATGTGGGATAGAGTTAGGGCTAATGTGAGATACTTACTTGAAAATCCAAATGCCAGGGTAGAATTACAGGGAAATTGCGATGAAAGAGGAACAAATGAGTATAATATGGCTCTTGGTATGAAAAGGGCACTTGAAGTTAAAAAGGTTTTGGTTAAACTTGGAGTTGATGAATCCAGAATTAATGTTATAAGCTTTGGTGAAGAAAAACCCCTATGCACGGAAAGTGATGAGTCTTGCTGGTCTATAAATAGAAGAGTTGATTTTGTTTTGAAATAA
- a CDS encoding endonuclease V: protein MKEEELRQKSFEAMMVEELKEFQIKLSKKVKLFPLEREPGLIAGCDVGYFENGLAKGAIVVMRYPEFKIIETVDSIEKITFPYIPGYLSFREAPLLLKVFQRLKNRPDLILVDGQGIAHPRKAGLAVHLGVELEIPTIGCAKKPLLKFEGELPKERGSKLPVYLTGELSGYVVRTRTGVSPLFVSPGNLITPEEAVEWVLKTAVKFRMPEPLREAHRLSMIRT from the coding sequence TTGAAAGAAGAAGAACTTAGGCAAAAAAGTTTTGAAGCTATGATGGTTGAGGAGTTAAAAGAGTTTCAAATTAAGCTTTCAAAGAAAGTGAAGCTTTTTCCTCTGGAAAGGGAACCTGGATTAATAGCTGGATGTGATGTAGGGTATTTTGAAAATGGGCTGGCAAAAGGAGCCATAGTAGTGATGAGGTATCCTGAGTTTAAAATAATTGAAACTGTAGATAGTATAGAGAAGATAACCTTTCCATATATTCCGGGTTACTTATCCTTTAGGGAGGCTCCCCTTCTTCTTAAGGTCTTTCAAAGGCTTAAGAATAGACCGGATCTAATTCTTGTTGATGGACAGGGGATAGCTCATCCAAGAAAGGCAGGGCTTGCAGTTCATCTTGGCGTGGAACTTGAGATTCCAACTATCGGTTGTGCTAAAAAACCTCTTCTTAAATTTGAGGGAGAACTTCCAAAAGAAAGAGGGTCAAAGCTTCCAGTTTATCTTACAGGAGAACTTTCAGGTTATGTAGTGAGAACAAGGACTGGAGTAAGCCCTCTTTTTGTTTCTCCTGGAAATCTTATTACTCCAGAGGAGGCAGTTGAATGGGTTTTAAAAACCGCAGTTAAATTTAGAATGCCCGAACCTTTAAGGGAAGCGCACCGATTATCTATGATTAGAACTTAA
- a CDS encoding glucokinase, translating to MSKYWIIGDIGGTSSRLALLSLPQNKFNQLKIYKNQNFSNLQEILSIFLKEIGHLDELSLFLALAGPVLAGEVKITNLNWTVKAKDLKKVFPFQRIIMVNDLYALAGSIFLLSKGDILEIKKGKNLKPYPKAFLAVGTGLGIAFLLSKNPLKILASEGGHTPFPAQSREEFEFLENLSHHGLKGTYEEVLSGRALANWYFFYSKERLTPEEISTKAKNGDPLALKVIEKIFSILGRICYEIAVTLQPFGGIYLGGGVLQNLKNFFEDPYFKQRFLEEFYFTEKLRTLLERIPIYLILHPFPGLLGAQTILRSQLKK from the coding sequence TTGAGTAAATACTGGATTATCGGGGATATAGGAGGGACAAGCTCTCGGCTTGCCCTCTTATCTTTACCTCAAAATAAATTTAATCAGCTCAAGATCTATAAAAATCAGAATTTTTCAAATTTGCAAGAAATCCTTTCTATTTTTTTAAAAGAGATAGGACACCTTGATGAACTTTCTCTTTTTCTTGCGTTAGCAGGGCCAGTTTTGGCAGGAGAAGTCAAAATTACAAATCTTAACTGGACAGTAAAGGCTAAAGATTTAAAGAAGGTTTTTCCCTTTCAAAGGATTATCATGGTTAATGATCTCTATGCCCTGGCTGGAAGTATTTTCCTGCTTTCTAAAGGGGATATACTGGAGATCAAAAAAGGTAAAAATTTAAAACCCTATCCAAAGGCCTTTTTAGCTGTGGGCACAGGTCTTGGAATAGCCTTTTTACTCAGTAAAAACCCATTAAAAATTCTTGCTTCAGAAGGAGGACACACTCCATTTCCTGCACAATCCCGAGAAGAGTTTGAATTTTTAGAGAATTTAAGTCATCATGGATTAAAAGGCACCTATGAAGAGGTCCTTTCAGGCAGAGCTTTGGCGAATTGGTATTTCTTTTATAGCAAAGAAAGGCTTACCCCTGAAGAAATTAGCACAAAAGCAAAGAATGGAGACCCCTTAGCCCTAAAGGTAATAGAAAAGATCTTTTCAATCCTGGGAAGAATTTGTTATGAAATTGCAGTTACCCTTCAACCCTTTGGAGGGATTTATCTCGGGGGAGGTGTTTTACAAAATTTAAAAAATTTTTTTGAAGATCCCTATTTTAAACAGAGATTTCTTGAGGAGTTTTATTTTACTGAAAAATTAAGAACTCTTCTTGAAAGGATACCTATTTATCTAATTTTGCATCCCTTTCCAGGGCTTTTAGGAGCTCAAACCATTCTCCGTAGCCAGTTAAAGAAATAG
- a CDS encoding fluoride efflux transporter FluC, translating to MIYLFVALGGAFGALARFLISDFFAKHLCAFFPCGTLFVNLLGSFLITFLMTYFLASGTDPLYRYLIVVGFLGSFTTLSSVTYDTLFLFKEGYTFLALLNIFSNFFLSLLSGIGGLAMGRILFYK from the coding sequence ATGATTTACCTTTTTGTGGCCTTAGGAGGGGCATTTGGAGCCTTAGCAAGATTTTTGATTTCTGACTTTTTTGCTAAACACCTTTGTGCCTTTTTCCCCTGTGGAACACTCTTTGTTAACCTCCTTGGTTCCTTTTTAATCACCTTTCTTATGACTTATTTTCTTGCCTCAGGAACAGACCCCCTTTATAGATACCTTATCGTGGTTGGATTTCTTGGATCCTTTACCACTCTCTCTTCAGTAACCTATGATACCCTCTTTCTTTTCAAAGAAGGATATACCTTTTTAGCCTTGCTAAATATTTTTTCCAATTTTTTTCTCTCTCTTTTATCTGGAATTGGTGGCCTTGCTATGGGAAGAATTTTATTTTATAAATAG
- a CDS encoding Mth938-like domain-containing protein, whose product MISHYSFGSLTYQDKTFTKDLIILKSSSQEKILSHWWRKEGHYLQVEDLEEVFSFKPQYLIVGTGASGVMRIDPKVVERAKALGIVFEAYPTEKAVKRFNELLKEKVSLAGAFHLTC is encoded by the coding sequence ATGATATCGCACTATAGTTTTGGCTCTCTTACCTATCAGGATAAAACTTTCACCAAAGATTTAATCATTCTCAAAAGCTCTTCCCAAGAAAAAATCCTTTCCCACTGGTGGAGAAAGGAAGGACACTACCTTCAGGTTGAAGATCTGGAGGAGGTCTTTTCCTTTAAACCTCAATATCTTATTGTTGGAACAGGAGCAAGCGGCGTTATGAGAATTGATCCCAAAGTAGTTGAAAGAGCTAAGGCTTTGGGAATTGTTTTTGAGGCCTATCCCACAGAAAAGGCTGTAAAACGCTTTAACGAGCTTCTCAAAGAAAAAGTCTCTTTAGCAGGAGCCTTTCATCTCACCTGTTAA
- a CDS encoding OmpH family outer membrane protein: MNRGFALFFGFLILSLVQFNGVALAQQETVKIGMIDIKRVINTSKYGQEVMEKLQKKYEELQAKLEAKGKELEALKDEIEKKSQLWSADMREKKQSEYQKKLRELKTLQEDAQFEMQEYEKKLLDPIFKELEGIIKSYVEKEKYDLIMERGQPGIYYVSPKVDISPVIVDLFNRHYDETKGKGVSPAPKSEAPKSKETSKTGTSTKK, from the coding sequence ATGAACAGAGGATTTGCTTTATTCTTTGGATTTTTAATTTTAAGTTTAGTCCAATTTAATGGAGTGGCTTTGGCACAACAGGAAACTGTAAAAATCGGAATGATTGACATTAAAAGGGTTATTAATACCTCAAAGTATGGCCAGGAAGTTATGGAAAAACTTCAAAAGAAGTATGAAGAACTTCAGGCCAAACTTGAGGCCAAAGGAAAGGAGCTTGAAGCCCTAAAAGATGAGATTGAGAAAAAAAGTCAGCTCTGGTCAGCAGATATGAGAGAAAAGAAACAGAGTGAGTATCAGAAAAAATTAAGAGAGCTTAAGACCTTACAAGAGGATGCTCAATTTGAAATGCAGGAATACGAAAAAAAGCTCCTTGACCCTATTTTTAAAGAACTGGAAGGAATTATTAAAAGCTATGTAGAAAAGGAAAAATATGATTTAATTATGGAAAGAGGACAACCCGGTATTTATTATGTCTCTCCAAAAGTGGATATTTCTCCTGTTATTGTTGATCTTTTTAATAGGCATTATGATGAAACCAAAGGAAAAGGAGTAAGCCCAGCTCCAAAAAGTGAAGCCCCCAAGTCCAAGGAAACAAGTAAAACAGGAACATCAACCAAAAAATAA
- the tsaE gene encoding tRNA (adenosine(37)-N6)-threonylcarbamoyltransferase complex ATPase subunit type 1 TsaE, with the protein MLSKSSNETKKFARILAKYLKPGDIVLFYGDLGSGKTTFIQGICEGLKVDPDIAITSPTFSIINLYEGIYPIAHVDLYRLESFNIEELGLWEYLNTHIMLIEWAEKLTFLPKEDFLEIKIQFIDETTRSISLTGYGEWFELLKALERDAKLDK; encoded by the coding sequence ATTTTAAGTAAATCTTCTAATGAGACTAAAAAATTTGCTCGTATCCTTGCCAAATACCTGAAACCAGGCGATATTGTGCTTTTTTATGGTGACCTTGGAAGCGGAAAAACTACCTTTATTCAGGGTATCTGTGAAGGCTTAAAGGTTGACCCAGATATTGCCATTACCAGTCCTACCTTTTCCATTATTAATCTCTATGAGGGAATTTATCCTATTGCTCATGTTGATCTCTATCGCTTAGAATCCTTTAATATTGAAGAACTTGGACTCTGGGAATATCTTAATACCCATATTATGCTTATTGAATGGGCTGAAAAATTAACATTTCTCCCCAAGGAAGATTTTCTTGAGATTAAAATTCAATTTATTGATGAAACCACAAGGTCTATTTCTTTAACTGGCTACGGAGAATGGTTTGAGCTCCTAAAAGCCCTGGAAAGGGATGCAAAATTAGATAAATAG
- a CDS encoding prenyltransferase/squalene oxidase repeat-containing protein translates to MFSQEKTKEFLLLRLKDNGGFGATPLLPSTLEDTYFGTLASFFLSATFFKEVKPKIKRFLFQLNFYDLHDPFKLYQGIKLYQVLEVELPSELKEYIKEKLTLWSLSEALKPARIFALWYLSKFINEKMITTALENRASSFEFKTLEDLFYLSEINHGLKDKYLDFVLRSQNGDGGFGFYPGTTSFLENTFYALKILSGLSIHRNVFHKAQHFIRACYNDDGGFARKPGGISFLESTAFSIEILNSLSKSMSI, encoded by the coding sequence ATGTTTTCTCAAGAAAAAACCAAGGAATTTCTCCTTTTAAGATTAAAAGATAACGGGGGATTTGGGGCAACACCTCTTCTTCCTTCAACTCTTGAAGACACCTATTTTGGAACTTTAGCAAGCTTTTTTCTCTCAGCTACCTTTTTTAAAGAGGTAAAACCAAAGATAAAAAGATTTTTATTTCAATTAAACTTTTATGATCTCCATGACCCCTTCAAACTTTACCAAGGGATAAAACTTTATCAAGTCTTAGAGGTAGAACTTCCTTCAGAACTGAAAGAATATATAAAAGAGAAATTAACCCTCTGGTCTCTTTCAGAAGCACTAAAACCAGCAAGAATTTTTGCCCTCTGGTATTTATCAAAATTCATTAATGAGAAGATGATAACCACTGCATTAGAAAATAGAGCAAGTTCCTTTGAATTTAAAACCCTTGAAGATCTTTTTTATCTTTCAGAGATAAATCACGGGCTTAAAGATAAATACCTTGATTTTGTTTTAAGAAGTCAGAATGGCGATGGTGGTTTTGGCTTTTATCCAGGCACTACCTCTTTCCTTGAAAATACCTTTTATGCTCTGAAAATACTTTCAGGTCTTAGTATACATAGGAATGTATTTCATAAAGCCCAACATTTTATTAGAGCCTGTTATAATGATGATGGTGGGTTTGCAAGAAAGCCTGGTGGTATCTCTTTTCTTGAATCAACCGCTTTTTCTATTGAAATTTTAAACTCCCTTTCTAAATCCATGTCAATTTAG
- a CDS encoding methyltransferase family protein has protein sequence MIFSGGFISLTVKIGNFLFRWRSFFPLIFLFFAWKTFITPEVFEKNSPLFENFFEAFCFLISFTGLIIRFIIAGYTPKGTSGRNTRSQKASTLNTSGFYSIIRHPIYFLGNFPIFLGWLLFTEIWWLIILGIILFFGYYYFIVKAEDYFLKETFGETWEAWAKVTPAFYPAFWKKWTPFNTTFNLKKALKNEIPTFFILILVYALVDTIRDLITEREIDFFWLSIALLNMGFYLLYKYFIKKFLKY, from the coding sequence TTGATCTTCTCTGGAGGTTTTATAAGTTTAACAGTAAAAATTGGAAATTTTCTCTTCAGGTGGAGAAGTTTCTTTCCCTTAATTTTTCTCTTTTTTGCCTGGAAAACCTTTATAACCCCTGAAGTCTTTGAAAAAAATAGTCCCCTCTTTGAGAACTTTTTTGAAGCTTTTTGTTTTCTAATTTCCTTTACAGGACTTATTATAAGATTTATTATTGCTGGATACACCCCAAAGGGAACTTCTGGAAGAAATACCAGATCTCAAAAAGCATCTACCTTAAATACCTCTGGTTTTTATTCTATAATAAGACACCCTATATACTTTCTGGGAAATTTTCCCATATTTCTTGGATGGCTTCTTTTTACTGAAATCTGGTGGCTAATCATTTTAGGAATTATCCTTTTCTTTGGTTATTATTATTTTATTGTCAAGGCAGAAGATTATTTTTTAAAAGAAACCTTTGGAGAGACCTGGGAGGCCTGGGCTAAAGTAACCCCTGCTTTTTATCCTGCTTTCTGGAAGAAGTGGACCCCCTTTAACACAACCTTTAACCTTAAAAAGGCCCTTAAGAATGAAATACCAACTTTTTTTATCCTAATTCTTGTCTATGCCCTTGTGGATACTATAAGAGACCTCATTACCGAAAGGGAGATAGATTTTTTCTGGCTAAGTATCGCCCTTCTAAATATGGGATTTTATCTACTATATAAATATTTTATTAAAAAATTTCTAAAATACTAA